GACGACCGTCGAGCCCCCGCGTTCGCGGGCTGTATCTGGGTGCAGCAGGGGTCGATGCCGCTGGCCGACGATGCCGAGGAGATGTTGCGCGGCGCCGCGGTGCTGGCCGCCCGCATCATGTCCAGGCTCACCGCCAAGCCGTCGATCCAGGTTCTGCGTGCCCAACAACTACTCGGGCTGGCCGACAGCGGACCGGTCGATCTGGCCACAATCGCGCGCGAGCTCGGTGTGGTCGCCGACGGTCAGGCCGCACTGGTCGGATTCGACGTCGTCGACACCACCGAGTCAGCCCGGTCCGACCGGCTAGTCGATGTTCTTGCGCTCAGCGCCAACGCTTTTCGCGCCGACGCACAGGTCGGCTCACGCGGGTCGCGGGTATATGCGGTGTTTCCGCAGACCACCAAGCGGTCGTCACTGCAATCCTGGATCCGCGGCACGATCGGCGCGCTGGATTCCGAGCTGAATGTGCGGCTTCGGGCGGTGCTCGCCGCGCCGTTGGCCGGGCTGAACGGGCTGGCGTCGGTCCGGGCGGACATCGACCGGGTACTCGATAGTGCTGAGCGCCATCCTGATTCGTTCCCAGCGGTGACATCGCTGGCCGAAGCCCGAACGACGGTTTTGCTCGACGAGATCGTCACGATGGTGGGCGCCGACGAGCGGCTGGTCGACCCACGGGTCCGGCAACTACAGGCTCGCGACCCAATGCTGACCCACACGTTACGGGTGTATTTGGATGAGTTCGGCGACGTCGCGAGCGCGGCCCAGCAGTTACATGTGCACCCCAACACCGTGCGCTACCGGATCCGGCGGATCGAGACGATCCTCACATCGTCGTTGGACGACCCCGATGTCCGGTTGCTGCTGTCGCTGGCACTTCGGGTCGCCGAACGCGCCTCGTAAATGTGCGCGGAGTCGTGCAACAGTTATGTTCAGCGTGACGGTAAATGAAAGAGGGGCAACATTTTTCCGTCAGCTAAGCTGCGCTGGTGACAGATCACCCGACCGCGTACCTGGTGCTGGCCTCTCAGCGAAGCGGCAGCACCCTCCTCGTGGAGTCGTTGCGCGCGACGGGTGTGGCTGGCGAGCCCCAGGAGTTCTTCCAGTACCTTCCGACCACCAGCCAGTCGCCGCAACCGCGCGAATGGTTCGCCGGTGTCGACGACGAATCGATCCTGAGCCTGCTCGACCCGCTCGACGAGGGCAAGCCCGACCTCGCCCCGCCGGAGATCTGGCGCGACTACATCCGCACCGTCGGACGGACCCCGAACGGTGTGTGGGGCGGCAAGCTGATGTGGAACCAGACACCGCTGCTGCTCGACCGCGCCGCCGGCCTGCCTGATCGGTCGGGCGAGGGACTGCTCTCCGCGATCCGCGACGTCGTCGGCCAAGACCCACTGCTCGTCTACGTCTACCGGCCGGATGTGGTGTCGCAAGCGGTGTCGTTCTGGCGAGCGGTACAGACACGGGTCTGGCGCGGACGGCCCGACCCTGTGCGCGACGCCCGAGCCACCTACCACGCGGGCGCCATCGCGCACGTGATCACGATGCTGCGCGGTCAGGAAGAGGGCTGGCGCAACTGGTTCGCCGAGGAGAACGTGAAGCCGCTGGAGATTCCCTATCCGGTGTTGTGGCGCAACCTCACTCAGGTGGTCGGTGACATTCTCGAGTCCCTGGGGCTGGATCGCGGTCTGGCACCCGACCCGGTGCTGGAACGCCAGGCCGATAAGCGTTCCGACGAATGGGTAGACCGGTATCGCGAAGACGCCGAGAAAGAGGGGTTGCCGCTGTGACCGCATCCGTTGAGACCACGCACGTCGACGAATTGCGGCTGCTGGAAGCCGAAGCCGTGCACATCATCCGCGAGGTGGTCGCCGAACTCGAGCGCCCCGTGCTGCTGTTCTCGGCCGGCAAAGATTCCATCGTCCTACTTCGATTGGCGGAGAAGGCTTTCCGGCCACTACCCCTGCCGTTCCCCGTCATGCACGTCGACACCGGGCACAACTTCCCCGAGGTGATCGAGTTCCGCGACCGCCGGGTCAGCGACCACGGCCACAAGCTGATCGTCGCCTCGGTTCAGGAATCGATCGACAAAGGCCGCGTACCGGATCCGGGTCCACGTGCGTCGCGCAACCGGGCGCAGACCCGCACGCTGCTCGACGCGCTCGAGGCCGGCGAATTCGACGCCGCGTTCGGGGGTGCCCGCCGCGACGAGGAACGCGCCCGCGCCAAGGAGCGGATCCTGAGCTTCCGCGACGAATTCGGCCAGTGGGATCCCCGCGCCCAGCGCCCCGAGCCGTGGTCGTTGTACAACGGCCGTATCAAGAAGGGTGAACAGGTCCGGGTGTTTCCACTGAGCAACTGGACCGAGCTCGACGTATGGCGATACATCGAGCTGGAAGGCCTTGAAATACCGTCGATTTACTACGCGCACGAGCGTGAGGTCTTCGAACGCGACGGCATCCTGCTGGCCGTGTCGGAGTACACCAGCCCGGAGGAGGACGAGCGAGCCGCGACGGAGTGGGTCCGCTACCGGACCGTCGGCGACCTGACGATCACCGGCGCGGTGCGTTCACGTGCCACCGACATCAGCGGAGTGATCACCGAGATTTCCGCGGCGACGGTCTCCGAGCGCGGCGAGACGCGCGCCGACGACCGTACCTCCGCCGCCGCCATGGAGGACCGCAAGCGAGAGGGCTACTTCTGATGACACGCCAACTGCTGCGCATCGCCACCGCGGGATCGGTCGACGACGGCAAGAGCACCCTGATCGGACGGTTGCTGCACGACACCGACAGCCTGCCGCTCGACCACCTGGAAGCGGTCACCGACGAGGAAGGTGTCGCCGACCTCGCGGCATTGTCCGACGGCCTGCGCGCCGAACGCGAACAAGGCATCACCATCGATGTGGCTTACCGCTTCTTCTCCACCGAAAGCCGCAGCTACATCCTCGCCGACACTCCGGGTCACGAGCGTTACACCCGCAATATGTTCACCGGCGCCTCCAATGCACACGTGGCTATCTTGCTGGTCGACGCCCGCGCCGGCGTGCTGCGGCAGACCCGGCGCCACGCGCGGATCGCAAAGCTGTTGGGCATCAAGCACTTTGTCGCGACCGTGAACAAGATCGACCTGGTCGACTTCGACCAGAAACGGTTCACCGAGGTCGAGACCGAACTTCAGCAGCTGGCCGCCCGACTGGGCAACATCGAGATCACTGTGATTCCGATCGCGGCGAAGCTCGGAGACAACGTCGTGCACGCCTCCGAGAACACCCCGTGGTACCACGGGCCGACGCTGCTGGACTACCTGGAAAGCATCGAATTGACTGCGCCGCAGGCCGAGCCGGCACGATTGCGCCTGCCAATCCAGTGGGTCTCGCGGCCGACCGACGAGCAACGGCGTCGCTACACCGGACGCTTGGCGGCAGGCACGCTGTCGGTAGGCGACCCAGTAATTTCGCTGCCCGCCGGGACCCGCTCGACGGTCACCGCGCTCGACACGCTCGACGACGAGCGCACCACCGGTGTTGCGCCGCTGTCGGTGTCGATCGAACTGGCCGACGACATCGACGTGGGTCGCGGCGACGTGCTGGTCAGCGGTGCCGAGGAGGCATCGCTGCCGGTGCTGGCCCGCGAATTGCATGCGACCGTGTGCTGGTTCGTCGACACTCCGCTGCGAGCCGGAGATCGGCTGGCACTCAAGCAAACCAGCAACAGCGTCCGCACCACCGTGCAGGAGCTGCACTCACGGCTGGATCCCGAAACGCTCGACGAGCTCGACCAGCCGGTCGAGCTGGCGCTCAACGATATCGGCACCGTCACCCTACGGACCAGCTCGATCGTCATCGCGGACCCGTACAACGACAACCGGGACAGCGGCGCATTCATCCTGATCGACGAGACCACCAACGACACCGTCGGCGCCGGCACCATCATCGAGGCGCGCGAGATCAAGCCCGGCACTCACTCGCGCACCGACATCCGTTGGCATCCCTCGGCATTGGACCGCGATCACCGCTGGCAGGCCACCGGCCAGGCCGGCGCGACAATTTGGTTCACCGGCCTGCCCGCCTCCGGCAAATCGACCATCGCGGTCGCGGTGGAGCGTGCGCTGGTCGAGTCCGGGCGAACGGCGTATCTGCTCGACGGCGACAATCTGCGGCACGGCCTCTCCGATGATCTCGGGTTCTCCCCCGGCGATCGCACGGAAAACATCAGGCGGGTCGGTCATTTGACGCGTCTGCTCGCCGACGCCGGTGTGGTGGCGTTGGCGTCGCTGGTATCTCCGCTGAAATCGGACCGCGAGACCGCGCGCGCCCTCAACGACGCGGCCGGGCTGCCCTTCATCGAGGTGCACGTCGCCACGTCGCTGGCCGAATGCGAAAAGCGGGACCCGAAAGGGCTTTACAAGCGGGCGCGCAGTGGCGAGCTCAAAGGTCTCACCGGAGTCGACGCACCCTACGAGGCGCCCGAGGACGCTGACCTCGTCCTCGACACCGCCGGCGCCGACACTGACGAGCTGGCCGCGCAGGTGATTGCTTTGCTCGACAAGCGCAGTCCGCGACCGTTGAGCTAGACCAAAACCTTGGTCTTCGCGTAGATCTCGGCGAGGAACTGCTCGACGGCAATCGCGGCGTGGCCGGCCCGCGCCGACCCGAAAATGTCGAAAGCGTGCTGCGCGTAAGGTAGTTCGGCGTACACCACCGGCTGTTGGCTGACTTCACGCAGCCGGGCGCTGAACGCCCGACCCTGCTCGACGGGAATCAACGAGTCGTTCGTCCCGTGTAGCACGAAAAATGGTGGTGCGTCAGCAGATACGTGGTTGATCGGCGACGCTTCCCGGAAGGCTTCCGCTATGTCGCGACGCCCCATCTTGAAGACGTACTTGCCGAGCATCGGCGCCATCAGCGGGTGGACCGCCTCTTCACGGTTGAAGTCGTAGAGACCATAGAACGGAACCGCGGCCCGCACGCTGGTATCGGCGTCCTCGAATCCTGGCTGGAACCGCGGGTCGTTCTGCGTGACCGCCGCCAGCGATGACAGGTGCCCGCCGGCCGAGCCACCGGTGATCGCGACCCAATCCGGGTCGCCTCCGTATTCGGCGATGTGCTCCTTGGTCCACGCCAACGCCCGTTTGACGTCGACAATCTGGTCCGGCCACGTCGACCGCGGGCTGAGCCGGTAGTTGATCGCGACACACACCCAGCCCAGTTCGGCCAGATGGCTCATCAACGGATACGCCTGCTGCCGTTTGCTTCCCACCATCCACGCGCCGCCGGGCACCTGCAATAGCACCGGCGCCTTGCCGCCGCGATCCAGGTCGGGCCGTCGCCAGATGTCGAGATGATTGCGCGCGCCGTGCTCGCCGTAGGGGATGTTGGTGTCGTGCGCGTAATCGCTGTAGATGCGCGCCATTCGGAGCACGCCCGGTGACTTGGCCGTTCCCGCACCCGCCGGTCGCTTCCATAAGTCCGACGACTGGGTGCGGCGGTCGGGACCCAGCCCGGCGTCCAGCGCCGCTGTCAACGGCACCGTCGACTGTTGACCGATGCGGTTCAGGTTGAGTAGCCCCAACCAGGACAGCGCCGATATCAGCCAGCTGAACTTCCGCGCATGCGGCGAGAGTTTTCGCGTGACCGCGGCCAGCAACGCGAACTGAGCGGCGATCACCTGCAGCGGCAACTCGGACGCGAATACCCCGAAACTGAACGCGTACATCGAGAGATAGCCGCGCTTACTCAGCGGCCGGTAGCCGTTGGCCGTGCCCATGAGGCCGGCCAGCGAAGCCAACACGGCTGACAAATTCTTCACGACCACCACTTAACCACAGGAGTTTCAGGTCACTGGAAACACTTGCGTCACTTCAGTTTCATGCGTCGAATCGTGTCGGTGGGTGTCGTTAGAATTCGAACATGCGTTCGAGTAGTCGTGAGGATGTCGTCGAGGGTCTCGACGCGCTGCGCGCTGTCATGAAACGCACCCTGGACCTCGGGTTCGACGCGTTGACCACCCCCGAGCGGCTCAACGTCCTGGAAAGCTTCGAGGTGTTCCGCCGGCAGCTGCCCGCCGTCGAGCACGAGCTGATCAACGAGCTGGGCCACGAAGACCAGGCGGTGCTGGGTGGGAAACTACCCGCGGTGCTGGCCGACCGGCTCCGGATCAGCCGTTCAGAGGCGTCCCGCCGTATCCACGAAGCCGCCGATTTGGGCGAGCGGCGGGCCTTGAACGGTGAGGTGTTGGCGCCGGTGTTGCCGGCGACCGCCGCCGCCCAACGCCGTGGGGATCTGAGCGTGGCCCATGTGGCGGTGATCCGCTCGTTTTGGCAACGCATCCCCGACGTTGTTGATGTCGGCACCCGCGCACGCGCCGAAGAGGAGCTGGCTTACCGCGCCACCGAGCACCGCCCCGACGCGTTGTCGAAACTGGCCGACCGGCTGATGGACTGCCTCAACCCCGACGGCGACTTCTCTGATGTGGATCGGGCTAAGCGCCGCGGCGTGACGATCGGTCGCCAGGACATCGACGGCATGAGCAAGATCAGCGGCTATTTGACCCCGGAGGCGCGGGCCACCTGGGATGCGGTGTTCGCCAAACTCGCCGCACCCGGCATGTGCAACCCCAACGACGCTGAACCCTGCATCTCCGGTACCCCGTCGCAGGACGCGATCCAAGGCGACACCCGCGGCGCCCACCAACGCACCCACGACGCCCTGCTCACCGCCGGGCGCGCCCTACTAGCCTCCGGCGACCTCGGCCAACACAACGGGCTACCCACCAGCATCATCGTCACCACCACACTGCAAGAACTCGAAGCCGGCGCCGGGCGGGGTTTGACCGCCGGCGGCACCCTGCTACCGATGTCCGATGTCATCCGGCTGGCCCAACACGCGCATCACTACCTGGCCATCTTCGACAAAGGGAAAGCCCTGGCGCTCTATCACAGCAAACGCCTGGCCACACCCGCCCAACGACTCGTCCTCATCGCCAGAGATCGCGGCTGCACCTTCCCCAGCTGCGACATCTCGGGCTACCACTGCCAGGTCCACCACGACAACCCCTACCGCACCAACCCCATCAGCGACGTCAACCACATGACCCTCACATGTCCCCCCAACCACGCCCTCACCGAACAAGGCTGGACCACCCGCAAAAACAGTCGCGGCGAAACCGAATGGATCCCACCACCCCACCTCGACCGCGGCCAACCCCGCACCAACACCTACCACCACCCCGAAAAACTCCTCCAAAACGGAGACGACGACGAAGCCGCCTAACTATTGCCGCCACCCAATCGGCGGGCATAGCGTTCCCCCATGGCCCAACGGCGGGATCCACGAATCGTCATCATCGGCGCCGGCATGTCTGGGATCGCCGCAGGTCATGTGCTGCGGCAGTCCGGCTTCCACGACTTCACCATTGTGGAGAAAGGCTCGGACGTCGGCGGTGTCTGGCATTGGAACCGCTACCCCGGCCTGCGCTGCGACGTGCCGTCTTACGGCTACCAATTCGCGTTCGCACCGAAGCCCGACTGGGGCCACGTCTGGGCGACGGGTGACGAGATCCAGCGCTATCACCGCGACCTGATCGACGATCTGCAGCTGCGGTCCCACCTGCGGCTCAACTGCGAAGTCACCGAGGCGGTGTTCACCGGCGGCCGATGGCGGCTAAGCACCGCCGACGGCGGCCGACTCGACGCGGACTTCGTCATCGCCGCCACCGGAGTCCTGCACCAGCCGTTCATCCCCGACTTTCCCGGCCTCGACTCGTTCGCCGGTCCGGTGGTGCACACCGCGCGCTGGACCAACATCAAGACCCGAGGCAAGCGAGTCGGCGTCATCGGCACCGGTTCGACTGGTGTGCAGGTCTTTTCGGCGTTACAACCTGACGCGGCCCACATCACCCACTTCGCCCGCACGCCTCAATGGGTGATGTGGATGCCGATGAGAATGCCGCAACCACGCATCGTCGGCCACCTACTCCGACGACTACCAAGGCAGGACAAGACGGTCAGGCTGTCGCAGTTCATCGGCTCCGACTATCTGACCGACCTGGTCATCCGGCCCACGTGGCGGCGCCGGGCGGCTCAGCGCTACGGGGCGATGTGCCTACGAGTCTTGGTGCGCGACAAGAAACTTCGGGCCCGGCTGAGACCGGATTACCAGCCGTTCTGCAAGCGTCAGGTGCTCTCCGGCGACTACTACCGCCGCATCGGCAAGCCGAATGCGAGCTTCGTCAGCGAGGCCATTGTCGAGATCACCAAGACCGGTGTGCGGACCGCCGACGGCGTTCACCATGAACTCGACGTGCTCGTGCTGGCCACCGGCTTCGCCGCGCACAACTACATGCGACCGATGGCGGTGCGCGGCCGCGATGGGTTGTCGATCGACGACGCGTGGGCCAAGGGCCCACGGGCTTGGGGCATGACTGCGATTCCCGGATTCCCGAACCTCTTCATGGTGCTGGGCCCCAACTCGCCCACCGGGTCCATGTCGCTGCAGCACACCGCCGAGTTGACCGCCCGCTATATCGCCAAGTGGCTGAACCGCTTTCGCGACGGTGAAATCAACGCCGTCGAGGTCACTGAGGAGGCCACCGATCGCTTCGCCGACGAGGTCGCCGAGGCGATGGTGCCGACCGTGTGGAACACCGGCTGCAACTCATGGTACTTCGCGGACGATAATCACATCGACCTGTGGCCGTTCGACCGGAAGCGGTTGACTCGCATGTTGACTCAGCCCCAGGACGCCGACTACATCTTGACGTAAGCCGGGATTATTCTCGCCGCTCCTCCGCATCGCTTCACTCTGCATCGTCGTCGGCGGGATTATTCTCGCCGCTCCTCCGCATCGCTTCGCTCTGCATCGTCGTCGGCGGGATTATTCTCGCCGCTCCTCCGCATCGCTTCGCTCTGCATCAACGTCGGCGGAAGCAATCTCCGCCGCCAGCCTTGCATTCGACAGCACCAGCGCGACGTTGGCGGCCAGCGATGCGCCGTGCGTCTCGCGGTGAAAAAACTCGAGCAGGAACGGCGTGACGTCCTTACCGTGCACGCCCGCCGCCTCGGCGGCAGCCAGCGCATCGCCCAGCACTCGGTCGTGCAGCGCGCGGTCCATCTCGTCGTCGGGCGCGATGGGGTTGGCAAGCAGCAGCCCATAGCGATCGGTGCCCAGCTGACGCCGGGAGTGCAGCACCTCGGCGACCTGCCTCGGGGTCTCGACCCGCCAGCCCACCGGATAGCCGGAATCGGCCAGGTAGAACCCGGGGAACCGATCGGTGCGGTAGCCGATCACCCCGACATTGAGCGACTCCAGCCGTTCCAGGGTGGCCCCGACATCCAAGATCGACTTGACGCCGGCGCACACCACCAGCACGCCGGTCCGCGACAGCGTCATCAGATCCGCGGACTCGTCCCAGGTGTCGCGCGCACCCCGATGAACTCCGCCCAACCCGCCGGTGGCGAATACTGAAATACCCACTGTCGCAGCCAAATGCGCGGTCGACGCGACCGTCGTCGCACCGTCGCCACAGCGCGCAGCCAGCACCGCGACGTCACGAACGCTCACCTTGACCACCGTGTCGCTCTCGGCGACGTGCCGCAGCGCCGCATCGTCGAGTCCGATGTGCGGCTCGCCGCCGATGATCGCGATGGTCGCCGGTACAGCCCCGCCCGCGCGCACCGCCGCCTCGATATCTCGGGCAACCCGCAGATTATCCGGCCGCGGCAGACCGTAGCTGATGATCGTGCTCTCCAGCGCAACGACCGGCCTGCCGGCAGCCAGCGCATCAGCCACCTCGGGAAGGACCTGCACGGGTTGAACCCTACGGCTTAATTGCCCAATTCCTCCCCATCGCGCTACGCGCTCTGCATCGTCGTCGAGCTACGGCTCAATTTCCCGACTCCTCCCCATCGCGCTACGCGCTCTGCATCGTCGCCGGGCTACGGCTTAATTGCCCAACTCCTCCCCATCGCGCTACGCGCTCTGCATCGTCGCCGGGCTACGGCTGCTCGGGCGTCTCGGTCACGGTGTAGCTCGGGTCGTTCATCGCCACTTCGTTGTTGCCGCTCTGGGTTGCCTTCCCGGTGACGCGCAGAACCTGACCCGGCTCGATATCGTCACCGTGACCGGGCTGGAATGTCACCCGGACATCGCCGCTGTCGTCGCCGAGGACGATCCACCGGAATGTCTTTCCCCGCTTGGTGATGTCTTCGACCTGGCTGACCCGGCCCTCGACGGTGGCGCGGCGTCCCGGAACCAGGTTGCCCACCTCGATCACCTCCGCGGGCTTCTCTGGATGCTCGTAGGCCTCGGTGGGCTCGTCGTCGCCACGCCAGATCCGCATCTCGATTTCCTCGATCTTGGAGGCGATGCGTTGCTCCAAGATATCCGGGAAGGCCTGCCGGATCCGCGACTGGACGTCGTAGGGAACGATGGTGGCCGCGGCGTCCGGCACGCGGCTGACGGCACGCGAGATCTTGTCCGCGGTCTGGTCGTGCAGCAGCCGTCCGAGCACCGGTGCGTAGGTCCGCCGCGGCAGCAATACCGTCACGTGGGTGTCGCGATGTTCGTTGCGCGCCTTGATCACCAGCTTCTGCACCGCGCGAACGATTTGCCGGTCGGGGCAGTCGATCACCCGCAGCCGGGTGTCGAGTTCGAAGTTGTCCCAACGCTTCCGCAATTCCGCGGCCCGGTCCGAGTCGATCATGAAGTGCACCGCGACCAACTCGTCGGCCCGCAGGCCCTTGCCGTAACGCAGCGCTTCGAGCACGGCGAGGTCCAGCGAGTTCACACAGACGAAGACGCGGTGACGCGCATACTTGGTCATCTGCGGGCGATCGGTGCGGAATGCCTCGAGAATCGCCGACTCGGCCCGGTATTCGCGGTTGAGCCGGATCAGCGCGAATACCAACACCGGGAAGACCACCACGACCAGCCACGCGCCCTCGGTGAACTTGGCGACGGCGAAGATTCCCACCACGATCGTCGACAGCACCGCCGCGGAGAAGTTGATCGCCAACCGGTACTGCCAGCCACGCTCGCGCTCGGTCAGGTGGTGTTTGGACATGCCGTAACCGGCCATCGAGAAGCCGGTGAACACCCCGATCGCGTAGAACGGCACCAGCGCATTGACCGATCCGCCGGTGAAGACCAGCAGCGCCACCGACAACACGGCCAGCGTCAGGATGCCGTTGGAGAAGACCAGTCGATACCCGCGCTGCATCAGCTGACGGGGCAAAAAGCGGTCCTCGGCAACGAAACTCGCCAGCGCGGGAAAGCCGTTGAAGCTGGTGTTGGCCCCGGTGTAGAGGATCGCTGCGGTCGACACCTGGACTAGCACGTACATGGTGTCACCGACGACCCCGTTGCCGAATACCGCGCGGGCGATCTGGGACAGCACCGACGGGTATTCACTGAGGAACGGCGCAGCGTGCGTGGCGTAGGCGAGATAGCCGACCCCGGCCAGCAGGATACCTAGGATGCAGGCCATCGCGGTCAGTACACGGCGCGCGTTGAGGCTCTGCGGCTTACGAAAGACATTGACGGTATTGGAGATTGCCTCGACACCCGTCAACGACGAGCCACCATTGGCGAAAGCTCGTAACAGCACCAGCACCGTCGCGCCCATCACCAAACCGCTGCTGTGATGCACCGGAACCGCCCCGACGGCATGGCCTGGATCATATTGCGGCAGGCCCCAAACCAGATGCCGGACAACGCCGGTCACGATCATCACCAGAATCATGACCACGAACGAATAGGTGGCGATCGCGAACGGCAGCCCCGCCTCACGTAACCCGCGCAAGTTCAGATAGCAGATCAACAGCACGACCCCGACGGTGATCTCCAGGCTGTAGGGGCCGAGCGCGGGCACCGCCGACGCCACCGCGACCGTGCCTGCCGCCGACTGCACCGCCACCGTCACGATGTAGTCGATCAACAGCGCCGCGGCGGCCACCTGTGCCACCTTTGGTCCGAAGTTCTCCCGCGCCACGATGTACGACCCGCCGGCCTTGGTGTAGGCCATGACGACCTGCCGGTACGACGCTGCCACCAGCGCGAGAATCAGCAGGATGACGCCCATGATCGGCAGCAGCAGAACGAATGCCGCCAGCCCGGCGTGCGGCAGCAGTTCGGTCAGGATCTGCTCGGGACCGTAGGCGGTCGAAGAGATCGCGTCAGGCGAAAGCGCCCCCAGCGCAACGGGATTCGACAACCGCTCGTTGGAGAGCTCCTGGGTGATCAGTGGCTTACCCAGGAAGACGCGCTTAATTACGTCGGCGAAAGACGGAGGAACTTCCTGATCTTCAGCTGACGACGTCACACCCTAAGCGGTACTACGCGTGACCCGCTGGGGTCAAGGCGTCCGGATCGACTCGTGCGATGCGTGACTCGACGTCGTAGGGCACGATGATCGCGGTCGCACCCGGGATGCGGCTGACCGCCCTGGCCATCTTGTCGGCGGTGCGGTCGTGCAGCAGGCGGCCCAGCATTGCGGAGTAGGTCCGGCGCGGAAGCAGCACCGTCACCTTCGTGTCCGGGTGGTTGCGCTTGACCTGCAGGACGAATTCCTGTGCGACCCGGCTCAGGTTCCGATCCGGGCAGTCGATGACCTTGAGTTGGGTGTCGTGCTCGAAGTGCTGCCAGCGCTCCTGCAGCTTGGCGGAGTGCTCGGCGTCGACGACGAAGTGCACGGCAAGCAGTTCGTCTGCGTGCAGTCCCTTGCCG
This genomic stretch from Mycobacterium paraterrae harbors:
- the cysC gene encoding adenylyl-sulfate kinase, translating into MTRQLLRIATAGSVDDGKSTLIGRLLHDTDSLPLDHLEAVTDEEGVADLAALSDGLRAEREQGITIDVAYRFFSTESRSYILADTPGHERYTRNMFTGASNAHVAILLVDARAGVLRQTRRHARIAKLLGIKHFVATVNKIDLVDFDQKRFTEVETELQQLAARLGNIEITVIPIAAKLGDNVVHASENTPWYHGPTLLDYLESIELTAPQAEPARLRLPIQWVSRPTDEQRRRYTGRLAAGTLSVGDPVISLPAGTRSTVTALDTLDDERTTGVAPLSVSIELADDIDVGRGDVLVSGAEEASLPVLARELHATVCWFVDTPLRAGDRLALKQTSNSVRTTVQELHSRLDPETLDELDQPVELALNDIGTVTLRTSSIVIADPYNDNRDSGAFILIDETTNDTVGAGTIIEAREIKPGTHSRTDIRWHPSALDRDHRWQATGQAGATIWFTGLPASGKSTIAVAVERALVESGRTAYLLDGDNLRHGLSDDLGFSPGDRTENIRRVGHLTRLLADAGVVALASLVSPLKSDRETARALNDAAGLPFIEVHVATSLAECEKRDPKGLYKRARSGELKGLTGVDAPYEAPEDADLVLDTAGADTDELAAQVIALLDKRSPRPLS
- a CDS encoding HNH endonuclease signature motif containing protein, producing MRSSSREDVVEGLDALRAVMKRTLDLGFDALTTPERLNVLESFEVFRRQLPAVEHELINELGHEDQAVLGGKLPAVLADRLRISRSEASRRIHEAADLGERRALNGEVLAPVLPATAAAQRRGDLSVAHVAVIRSFWQRIPDVVDVGTRARAEEELAYRATEHRPDALSKLADRLMDCLNPDGDFSDVDRAKRRGVTIGRQDIDGMSKISGYLTPEARATWDAVFAKLAAPGMCNPNDAEPCISGTPSQDAIQGDTRGAHQRTHDALLTAGRALLASGDLGQHNGLPTSIIVTTTLQELEAGAGRGLTAGGTLLPMSDVIRLAQHAHHYLAIFDKGKALALYHSKRLATPAQRLVLIARDRGCTFPSCDISGYHCQVHHDNPYRTNPISDVNHMTLTCPPNHALTEQGWTTRKNSRGETEWIPPPHLDRGQPRTNTYHHPEKLLQNGDDDEAA
- a CDS encoding PucR family transcriptional regulator; the encoded protein is MDVGGVRLGQLLLALDTTVARLIEAPRGLDLTVASAALIDADDVRLGVGRGADSADVFFLVGVADTEAQHWIDRGPAPVAIFAKEPSPALIARAVATGTAVVAVDPRARWERLYRLVDHVLEHHGDAENDSGTDLFGLAQSLADRIHGMVSIEDQQSHVLAYSASNDEADELRRLSILGRAGPPEHLTWLGQWGIFDALRAGGDVIRVPERPELGLRPRLAVGIHQRSVDDRRAPAFAGCIWVQQGSMPLADDAEEMLRGAAVLAARIMSRLTAKPSIQVLRAQQLLGLADSGPVDLATIARELGVVADGQAALVGFDVVDTTESARSDRLVDVLALSANAFRADAQVGSRGSRVYAVFPQTTKRSSLQSWIRGTIGALDSELNVRLRAVLAAPLAGLNGLASVRADIDRVLDSAERHPDSFPAVTSLAEARTTVLLDEIVTMVGADERLVDPRVRQLQARDPMLTHTLRVYLDEFGDVASAAQQLHVHPNTVRYRIRRIETILTSSLDDPDVRLLLSLALRVAERAS
- the cysD gene encoding sulfate adenylyltransferase subunit CysD, with product MTASVETTHVDELRLLEAEAVHIIREVVAELERPVLLFSAGKDSIVLLRLAEKAFRPLPLPFPVMHVDTGHNFPEVIEFRDRRVSDHGHKLIVASVQESIDKGRVPDPGPRASRNRAQTRTLLDALEAGEFDAAFGGARRDEERARAKERILSFRDEFGQWDPRAQRPEPWSLYNGRIKKGEQVRVFPLSNWTELDVWRYIELEGLEIPSIYYAHEREVFERDGILLAVSEYTSPEEDERAATEWVRYRTVGDLTITGAVRSRATDISGVITEISAATVSERGETRADDRTSAAAMEDRKREGYF
- the stf0 gene encoding trehalose 2-sulfotransferase yields the protein MTDHPTAYLVLASQRSGSTLLVESLRATGVAGEPQEFFQYLPTTSQSPQPREWFAGVDDESILSLLDPLDEGKPDLAPPEIWRDYIRTVGRTPNGVWGGKLMWNQTPLLLDRAAGLPDRSGEGLLSAIRDVVGQDPLLVYVYRPDVVSQAVSFWRAVQTRVWRGRPDPVRDARATYHAGAIAHVITMLRGQEEGWRNWFAEENVKPLEIPYPVLWRNLTQVVGDILESLGLDRGLAPDPVLERQADKRSDEWVDRYREDAEKEGLPL
- a CDS encoding alpha/beta hydrolase, with the protein product MGTANGYRPLSKRGYLSMYAFSFGVFASELPLQVIAAQFALLAAVTRKLSPHARKFSWLISALSWLGLLNLNRIGQQSTVPLTAALDAGLGPDRRTQSSDLWKRPAGAGTAKSPGVLRMARIYSDYAHDTNIPYGEHGARNHLDIWRRPDLDRGGKAPVLLQVPGGAWMVGSKRQQAYPLMSHLAELGWVCVAINYRLSPRSTWPDQIVDVKRALAWTKEHIAEYGGDPDWVAITGGSAGGHLSSLAAVTQNDPRFQPGFEDADTSVRAAVPFYGLYDFNREEAVHPLMAPMLGKYVFKMGRRDIAEAFREASPINHVSADAPPFFVLHGTNDSLIPVEQGRAFSARLREVSQQPVVYAELPYAQHAFDIFGSARAGHAAIAVEQFLAEIYAKTKVLV